Proteins encoded by one window of Haliotis asinina isolate JCU_RB_2024 chromosome 6, JCU_Hal_asi_v2, whole genome shotgun sequence:
- the LOC137287180 gene encoding ADP-ribose glycohydrolase OARD1-like, with amino-acid sequence MATSSGFQFVEMKGDLFKCPETDAIVHCVSQDMHMGKGIAVLFKKKFGGVEELKSQGKKPGETAVLKRESRFVYYLVTKPKYFNKPTYDTLTSSLQDMKKHVVENKVGSVSMPRIGCGLDGLQWHKVTNIVKDVFADTDVKVTAYTI; translated from the exons ATGGCGACGTCAAGC GGTTTCCAGTTTGTGGAGATGAAAGGTGACTTGTTCAAGTGCCCTGAGACCGACGCCATTGTCCACTGCGTCAGCCAGGACATGCACATGGGAAAGGGGATAGCTGTGCTCTTCAAGAAAAAGTTCGGTGGTGTAGAAGAGCTGAAGAGTCAAG GTAAGAAGCCAGGTGAGACGGCAGTTTTGAAGAGGGAATCTCGGTTTGTGTACTATCTGGTCACCAAGCCCAAGTACTTCAACAAGCCTACATACGACACCTTGACATCAAGTTTGCAGGATATGAAGAAGCATGTTGTTGAGAACAAGGTTGGGTCTGTCTCCATGCCCCGCATCGGATGTGGTCTGGACGGGTTGCAGTGGCACAAggtcacaaacattgtcaaggACGTGTTCGCAGACACTGATGTCAAGGTCACAGCTTACACAATCTAA
- the LOC137286767 gene encoding uncharacterized protein, which produces MAVQMTLCVMTITVVGHATSQYFGPNMHIRGIGERVPSFSQSTKDCDDPCKSMTCSSGSVCRIIQSQCLIPPCPLVPRCIRDRYVDDKILVNPCFISRPVMAADGSELGACADDGSTICPVGSKCTRSLYGKGSKCCYAPLGCQYKKALTHQPGVKPLHPNATSTYCPPTTTHTTCEKGCTVSSDCSHGNVCCPTACGTLSCSRPKGATVNTQGEMLMNERTGVKPVHVATPIRRPAVVGRHRESVDLRSSFVPKRSGLYPTRSGLLASSSYRVSPGQCRNVLYYRWCRNQCSEDSHCFNGKCCPTRCGTMVCTYGRTGRYFG; this is translated from the exons ATGGCTGTTCAGATGACATTGTGTGTG ATGACGATCACCGTAGTCGGTCATGCGACTAGTCAGTATTTTGGACCGAACATGCACATCCGGGGGATAGGCGAACGTGTCCCAAGTTTCTCGCAGAGCACCAAGGATTGTGATGACCCATGCAAG TCGATGACGTGTTCCTCGGGGTCAGTTTGCCGCATCATCCAGAGTCAGTGCCTCATCCCCCCGTGTCCCCTGGTGCCACGCTGTATCC GTGACAGGTATGTGGACGACAAGATACTCGTAAATCCATGTTTCATCAGCCGACCTGTCATGGCCGCCGACGGAAGTGAACTCGGCGCGTGTGCAGACGACGGGTCAACGATCTGTCCAGTCGGCAGTAAATGTACCAGATCTTTGTATGGAAAAGGGTCCAAATGCTGCTATGCACCGCTTGGATGCCAGTATAAAA AGGCCCTGACACATCAGCCTGGAGTGAAACCTCTACATCCGAATGCAACTTCAACCTACTGTCCCCCAACCACTACCCACACAACGTGTGAGAAAGGCTGCACTGTGTCATCAGACTGCAGCCATGGCAACGTGTGTTGCCCCACGGCATGCGGAACCTTGTCATGCTCACGTCCAAAGGGTGCAACTGTAAACACTCAAGGGGAAATGCTAATGAACGAACGCACGGGTGTAAAACCCGTCCACGTCGCCACTCCCATCAGACGCCCTGCCGTAGTGGGAAGACACCGGGAAAGTGTTGACCTGCGGTCGAGTTTTGTTCCGAAAAGATCCGGTTTATATCCGACTAGAAGTGGTCTACTGGCGTCCAGCTCATATAGGGTATCACCCGGACAATGTCGAAACGTGCTGTACTATCGGTGGTGTCGGAACCAATGCTCGGAAGACTCTCACTGTTTTAATGGTAAATGCTGCCCAACACGCTGTGGCACCATGGTTTGTACCTATGGTAGGACGGGCAGGTATTTTGGCTGA